Below is a window of Halomicrobium mukohataei DSM 12286 DNA.
CGTCGTGGCCCGCCGCCGCGTACTTTGCCGCGATACCGCCGGCCTTGATCGAGCAGTCGTCCGGATGCGCACCGATCACGAGGAGGTGCTGTGTCTCGCTCATACCCGTGTCTCGTCGGGGGTGAACGAAACGCTTTGGATATTTCCCGCTGAGAGAACCTGTCAGATGACCTGTTCGTAGATGTCCGCCAGTCGTTCCACGGAGTGTTCGACGCTCGTCTCCCCGCGGCGGTCCAGACAGCGCTCTCGGAGTCGTTCGGACTCGTCGAGCGCCCGCTCGATCGCGTCGCCGAAGGCGTTAGTGTCGCCCTCGGGGTACTTGTAGCCGGTGACGCCGTCGTCGATCGTGCCACTCAGCGCACCGCTGTCGACCCCGACGACCGGCGTCCCACAGGCGTTTGCCTCCAGCGCGACCAGTCCCTGGGTCTCGACCGGGCTGGGGAACGCGAACACGTCGAGTGCGGCGTACAGCTCGGGAAGCTCCGCTCGGTCGAGGAACCCCAGGAAGTGGGCGTCGACGTCTGCCGCCTCGGCCGTCGCTTCGAGGTCCTCGCGAGCGGGTCCGTCGCCGCCGAAGACCAGCGTCACGTCCAGTCCCTCAGCGGCGGCGACGATGTCGTCGAGGCACTTCTCGTAGCCGTGGCGCCCGGTGTATCCCACCAGCGGGCCGTCCGGAAGACCGTGCCGCTCGCGAAACGCCGCCGTCTCCATCGGTGCGAAGAAGTCGGTGTCGACGCCGTTCGCGAGCACTTTCACCGGCGTCGAGACGCCGACGGTCTCCCGGAGGTGTCGAGCGGTCCGTTCGCTGGGCGTGATGACCACGTCGGCACCGTTCAGGAACCACCGCTCGTAGCGGGTCGCGCAGTTGCGAATCAGTCGTTCGATGGTGCCGTTGAGGGAGACGTACTCGGCGTACTCGCCGGTCGGCGTGTGGTAAGACGCCACCAGCGGCGCGTCGTTGCTCCGGGCGAACCGCTTTGCGGCCAGCCCGAGACTGAACGGGGTGTGTGCGTGGACCACGTCGGCCGCCTCGACGGCCGTCGGGATCTGCGGTGCCGCGACGCGAAAGCCCTCGTAGAACGGGAACGGGAGGCTCGACACCGGGTGTTCGCCGGCCGTCGCCTGGTGTTCGCTCCGGGGATAGATCACGTCCATCTCGCTGTCGCGGCGCGTCCACTGCTCTCGCCAGGTCTTGACAGTGTAGGTGACGCCGTTGACCGTCGGGAGGTATGTGTCGGTGAACGCAGCCACGCGCGGCAGTGCCATCGGCGACGTTTGATCGACCACGCCTTAAACCGTTGCTATCTCTCGCCGACAGCCTCTGGCACGTCCCCGTCGAGGACCCGTTCGTAGATGTCCGTCAGCTGTTCGCCGACCCGGTCGAGTCCGTGTTCGCGAGCGGTCGCTTTCGCGTTCTCGCCCAGCCGTTCCCGGAGATCGGGATTCGCTTCCAGCCGTTCGAGCGCGTCGACGAACTCCCGCTCGGACGAGCAGATCAGGCAGTCGTGGCCGTCCTCGTAGTACTCCGAGAAGGCGGGGATGTCCGAAATCACACAGGCTTTCCCGCAGGCCATCGCTTCGAGCACGACGATGCCCTGGTTCTCGACCTTCGCGGGGAACATGAACACGTCGCCGGCCCCGTAGGCCCCGCGGATGTCGTCGACCCACCCCGAGAACGTGACGTTGTCCGGCGGATCACCGGTCCACTTGCGCACCGTCGCGGACGCGCTCGGTCCGGTCTCGTAGGTGCCAAACCAGGTGAAGTCGTAGTCGGTCCGCCGGGCGACCCTACAGAAGGTAGAGAGCCCCTTGCGCTCGAAGACGTTGCCGACGGCGAAGATCCCCATCCCCTCGATGCCGTAGCGCTCGCGGTACTCCTCGCGGAACTCCTCGTACCCCGTCAGCCGGTCGAGGTCGATCCCGTTCGTGATCGGCCGGATCGGCGCGTCGATCGGATACGACTGCAACACCCCTCTCGTGTACTCGCTGGGACACAGCACGAGGTCGGCCTGCGAGTAGAACCACTTGAGGTACCTCCCCAGGGCCGGGGCGACGACGTTGGCCCCGCGGAAACTGTCTCGGAAGTCCTCGCGAGTGACGTGTGCGTGGCAGATTACCGGCGTGTCGGTCCGCTGGGCGTGCTTGATGGTCGCGGCCGTTCCCGGGCCGATCATGTTGCAGTGGACGAGGTCCACGTCGGTGAACGCGCGCCCGCCGGTGAGCTTCGACCGGACGGCGTCGACCGGATGACCGCCCTCCCACGGCGAGGTGACGACCTCGACGTCTCTGTCGGCGAGCGCCGCTCGCTGGTGTTCGACCGACGTACCGATTCCGCTGCGGTCCAGCCAGCCCGCGACCTCCAGGTAGTTCAGCGTGCGCACAGGGATCTGTCCTCCAGTATCCGACAAAAGTCTGTCGGTCCGATGCGAAACGTATTCCCGTCGTGTCGGCGGAGTTGCCGCCGATGGCCGACGAGATCGAGATCGCTCGCGAGCGGATCCGACGACTCCACGACCTCGCTCGCGAGGCGGCCGGCGACGGCAACGACGAGCGTGCTCGGGAGTACGTCCGCCGCGCTCGCCGCGTCGCCGAGCGCAACCGTCTCGGACTCCCGCGGCGGTTCAAGCGTTTCACCTGTGACGCCTGCGACGCCTACCTCCGTCCGAGCGTCAACGCGCGGGTCCGCCTTCGTGACGGCCACGTCGTCGTCACCTGCGACTGTGGGACTCAGGCGCGCTATCCCTACGAGTGACGGCCGACTGCCTGCGTTCCCGTTCCGCCTGTTGACCAAGTGTTTAAGTCCGCAACAGTAAAATCGGGACAGTATGAGTGACAAGGACCGCCGACAGCGGATTCACGAACTCGACGCCACGCTCCGTGTCGGCAAGCAGGGTATCGATCCGGTCGCCGACGAACTCTCGAACCAGCTCGACGACCGCGACCTCGTGAAAGTGAAGTTCCTCCGGTCTGCGCTGGGCGGGACGACGACCGAGGACGAGGCCGACGAGCTCGCCGACCTCGCCGGTGGGACCGTCGTCCAGACGAGAGGTCACACCGCCGTGTTCGAACGATGACGCAGGGGACGCCGGTCGTCGACGATGACCCGACGCCACTGGCCCAGATTCTCGCCGACTTCGGGGTTCCCTACGCCGACTCGATCGGTCAGGCACTGACGTTCGTCGCCGTCTTCCTGGCGATCTACCTGTTCGGCCGCGCCGTGATCCTCCCGGTGGTCAACCGCGCGCTCAAAGCTCGGGACCTCGACGCGCACGCCCGTAAGCCGCTGAAGAAGATCGTCAGTATCGCCGTCGTCTTCGTCGGGATCTCGGTGGCGTTCGGGGCCGCACAGTTCGGCAGCTTCCTCCAGTCACTGGCGACGATCGCCGCCGCCGCGACGCTGGCGATCGGCTTCGCGATGCAGGACGTGCTCTCGAACTTCGTCGCCGGCATCTTCATCTTCACCGACAAACCGTTCCGCATCGGCGACTGGATCGAGTGGGACGACCACGCCGGTGTCGTCGAAGACATCTCGTTGCGTGTCACCCGCGTCCGGACCTTCGACAACGAGCTGCTGACGGTGCCCAACTCTCAGCTGACCGACGGCGTCATCAAGAACCCCGTCGCCAAGGAGCAACTCCGCCTGAAGTTCGTCTTCGGCATCGGCTACGACGACGACATCGACAGCGCAACTGAGATCATCCTCGACGAAGCCGACGAGCACGAGGGGATCCTCGCGGACCCCGAACCGTCGGTGCGCCTGATCGAACTGGGCGACTCCTCCGTGGGACTCCAGTCTCGCATCTGGATCGCGAACCCCTCGCGGGCCGACTTCGTCAAGATCCGTGGCGAGTACGTCAAAGCCGTCAAACAACGCTTCGACGAGGCGGGTATCGACATCCCCTACCCGAACCGCACTATCGGCGGTGGTCTCGAACTGGCCAACGTCGACGGCCTCGTGGAACCGACCGACGACGACTGACCACCGTTTCCATCCGTTCGTCTTCGCGGCCACTCGTCGTCGCAGTGACGAACGTTTTACCGTCAGCTTCCCGACGAACACACAGTGACAGCATTCGATCCAGAGAAGTTCGAACGGAAGTACGAGCACTACTTCGAGGAGCTCGAAACAGCGTACTCGAACGCGTACCAGCAACTCCACGGGCAGGTCGACTCTGCGGTCCTCCGAACGATCGACCGACAGGTGCTCAGTGAGAGCGAACCGGTATACGACGGTGACGGAACGTTCCGCGTCACTCTGCCCGACGACGCGAAAGAGACGGCACGACCACTACCCGGCGACGAAGATACCTTCGATGCCGTCCTCGAGGAGTTCACCGACCGCATCGAGGACGAACTGCGCCGGCTATTCGAGTTCGACGAGTAAGGCTACCGACGACTCTTTTGTGCAAGTGGTGCGCGCGGCGTGTCCGCTGTGGACAGGATAACAGCGTATGAATGAGATGGACAGCGAGATTGCCCGGCGTTCGGGCGCAGGTAGTCCCGTTTGCCTCCTCCACCCCGCGATCCGACGAGCGACAGGTGTACGAGGGTCCGCTGCTCACTTCCGTGCCTGGCGGAGTGCCCTCGTCTAACCACAGGCGAACGCCCCTGCAGGCGCAGCCGTGTGGACCGCTGTCCCCGTTGGACGAGGCTTCGACGTTAGCTCACGGGGCCTGCGTCCGGCAGACCGGACGCCCCCGAGTTTGGTCCCCGCTCAAGACCGTAGTGCGGGCGAGGAGGGGGGCCTAACCCCTCGACCTAGTCCACTCTGAAATCCGCCGCCACAACTTAAGGACCTTTCGGAAAGACGGGACAGCGTGGTGGTCGTCGCCACGCGGCCGGCTAGATGAGCCGCTGGGCGCGTGCGTACCACGCTGCGGCGGCGGGCACACAGAGCGCGGTGACCACGAGCGCCCCGCGGTGATACCCCAGCACGTCTGCCGTCGTGAGCTGTGTCACCATGCTCTGGGGGACCGTAATGGCCCAGACCGCGGCCAGGACCGTCATGAACAGGCCCAGGACCAGCGTCGCCCCGGCGACCAGATCGGGTGGCGACCGGCCCTGTCGCCCCGCGGCGAAGACGATGATCGCCACGCTCGCAAAGAGGCCGACGACGAGCGGACTGATCGCCCCGGCGGCGAAGTACGCGCCCACGGCGCTGCTCTGCTCGACGACCGCGTACGGTGCCGCGAGGACCGCGAGGACGGCCAGCGATGCGACGATGCCGACGGTCGGTGCGAGCCGCAACTGCTCCATACTCGGAGGTGGATCTCCGCCGGTCTTATACTGTCGGTTCGTGGCGGGCGTGGCTTCTTTCCACACGTGGTGTTCGGGAGCCGAAAGGGCCACAAGGGTGACTCACGATAGCTCGGCCATGGGACTCGGAAGCACGGCCAAGAAGGTCCAGAAGCTCGCGGATCTGGCCGAGAAGATGTACAAGCGGATCAACCACATGGTCGAGCAGCTTCAGGACCTTCGGGGGACGGTCGACGAGACGGGGGCACGCGTCGAGGAGATCGAACGGGAGCTCGAACAGCACCGCACGCTGCTGGAGGCGATCGCCGAGGAGCACGACATCGACGTCGACAGCGCCGTCACCGACGCCGTCATTCAGGACGCCGAAGGGGCGGACCCGAGCGGCGACGCGGCATCGCCGGAGGACCCGGACACTGCCGGAACGCCGTCGGAGACCACCGAAGACGCCGACTGACCGAGCGCCCGGCTGGGCCGTCGTGTCACTGACTCATACGGTTTATTGTAGTTGCTTACCGGTGATCGTCGCCACGGAGTAGACGATCACCGGTAAATCGCTACAATAATCCGTATCACCGTAGCCGCTCGTGCTCGACTTTGAGACACCGATCCTGGACGACCCGTAGCCCCGCGTTCTCGGCTCGCTTCGCGGCGTCGTCGTCACGGATTCCCAACTGCGTCCACAGCACGCGCACGTCCTCGCGGTCGAGCGCCTCGTCGACGATACCGGCCACCTCCTCGCTCGGTCGGAACACGTCGACGATGTCGACCGTCGCCTCCACGTCGGACAGCGAATCGTACGCGCGTTCTCCGAGGATCTCGTCGGCGAAGGGATTGACTGGAACGATACGGTAGCCCTGTGATTGCAGATACGCCGGCACGTCGTGGGCCGCTTTCCCGCTCGTCGTCGAACAGCCGACGACGGCGATCGTGTCGTAGTCGAGGATCTCCCGGAGCGTGTCGTCAGAGTCGACGGGCATACGGACATCTACCGACGGCGTCGACAAAAGCGTGCTGTCGATCCTGTCCTGTGCGCCCCCTCCAGCGGTGGTCGTCCTACGGGTTCGCCGACTCGGCCTCGGTCGGGAGATCGACCGCGACGATGCCGCTCTCGTCGAGTTCGACCGTCCCGTCGAACAGCTGCTCGATCGTGTGTAGCGTCTGTTCGTCGTGAGCGGTGGACTCGATGACGTGGAGGCCGACCGCGTCGACGTCGTCGACACGGCTCGTGATCGCGTGCATGAACTCGAAGACCGTCTGTAGCGTCGCGTACATCAGCAGCGTCGACAGCGAATCGACCATCACGCGGTTGCGCTCCCGGCCGAGGTCGCCGTAGAAGTACTCGATGAAGTTCGAGAATCCCAGCCCGATCCCCGTCATGTCGACCGGCGACGTCGCGTACTTGACCGTCAGCGTGTCGGTCGTCGACCGCCCGACGTGCTCGGTGACACAGTCGACGATCCCGATCGCTCGCGCTTCGTCCTCGTCGTCGAACCC
It encodes the following:
- a CDS encoding mechanosensitive ion channel family protein, translated to MTQGTPVVDDDPTPLAQILADFGVPYADSIGQALTFVAVFLAIYLFGRAVILPVVNRALKARDLDAHARKPLKKIVSIAVVFVGISVAFGAAQFGSFLQSLATIAAAATLAIGFAMQDVLSNFVAGIFIFTDKPFRIGDWIEWDDHAGVVEDISLRVTRVRTFDNELLTVPNSQLTDGVIKNPVAKEQLRLKFVFGIGYDDDIDSATEIILDEADEHEGILADPEPSVRLIELGDSSVGLQSRIWIANPSRADFVKIRGEYVKAVKQRFDEAGIDIPYPNRTIGGGLELANVDGLVEPTDDD
- a CDS encoding YhbY family RNA-binding protein, whose protein sequence is MSDKDRRQRIHELDATLRVGKQGIDPVADELSNQLDDRDLVKVKFLRSALGGTTTEDEADELADLAGGTVVQTRGHTAVFER
- a CDS encoding DUF5783 family protein, with amino-acid sequence MTAFDPEKFERKYEHYFEELETAYSNAYQQLHGQVDSAVLRTIDRQVLSESEPVYDGDGTFRVTLPDDAKETARPLPGDEDTFDAVLEEFTDRIEDELRRLFEFDE
- a CDS encoding ribonuclease P protein component 4, coding for MADEIEIARERIRRLHDLAREAAGDGNDERAREYVRRARRVAERNRLGLPRRFKRFTCDACDAYLRPSVNARVRLRDGHVVVTCDCGTQARYPYE
- a CDS encoding glycosyltransferase, coding for MALPRVAAFTDTYLPTVNGVTYTVKTWREQWTRRDSEMDVIYPRSEHQATAGEHPVSSLPFPFYEGFRVAAPQIPTAVEAADVVHAHTPFSLGLAAKRFARSNDAPLVASYHTPTGEYAEYVSLNGTIERLIRNCATRYERWFLNGADVVITPSERTARHLRETVGVSTPVKVLANGVDTDFFAPMETAAFRERHGLPDGPLVGYTGRHGYEKCLDDIVAAAEGLDVTLVFGGDGPAREDLEATAEAADVDAHFLGFLDRAELPELYAALDVFAFPSPVETQGLVALEANACGTPVVGVDSGALSGTIDDGVTGYKYPEGDTNAFGDAIERALDESERLRERCLDRRGETSVEHSVERLADIYEQVI
- a CDS encoding RAD55 family ATPase — its product is MYDLGEQLDGRMVAPGTNILVKGPPLTGKRRLARQILAHGLDADQGAIVITTRDSARRVARQFGFDDEDEARAIGIVDCVTEHVGRSTTDTLTVKYATSPVDMTGIGLGFSNFIEYFYGDLGRERNRVMVDSLSTLLMYATLQTVFEFMHAITSRVDDVDAVGLHVIESTAHDEQTLHTIEQLFDGTVELDESGIVAVDLPTEAESANP
- a CDS encoding CoA-binding protein yields the protein MPVDSDDTLREILDYDTIAVVGCSTTSGKAAHDVPAYLQSQGYRIVPVNPFADEILGERAYDSLSDVEATVDIVDVFRPSEEVAGIVDEALDREDVRVLWTQLGIRDDDAAKRAENAGLRVVQDRCLKVEHERLR
- a CDS encoding glycosyltransferase family 4 protein produces the protein MRTLNYLEVAGWLDRSGIGTSVEHQRAALADRDVEVVTSPWEGGHPVDAVRSKLTGGRAFTDVDLVHCNMIGPGTAATIKHAQRTDTPVICHAHVTREDFRDSFRGANVVAPALGRYLKWFYSQADLVLCPSEYTRGVLQSYPIDAPIRPITNGIDLDRLTGYEEFREEYRERYGIEGMGIFAVGNVFERKGLSTFCRVARRTDYDFTWFGTYETGPSASATVRKWTGDPPDNVTFSGWVDDIRGAYGAGDVFMFPAKVENQGIVVLEAMACGKACVISDIPAFSEYYEDGHDCLICSSEREFVDALERLEANPDLRERLGENAKATAREHGLDRVGEQLTDIYERVLDGDVPEAVGER
- a CDS encoding DUF5798 family protein, with translation MGLGSTAKKVQKLADLAEKMYKRINHMVEQLQDLRGTVDETGARVEEIERELEQHRTLLEAIAEEHDIDVDSAVTDAVIQDAEGADPSGDAASPEDPDTAGTPSETTEDAD
- a CDS encoding DUF7548 family protein, with the translated sequence MEQLRLAPTVGIVASLAVLAVLAAPYAVVEQSSAVGAYFAAGAISPLVVGLFASVAIIVFAAGRQGRSPPDLVAGATLVLGLFMTVLAAVWAITVPQSMVTQLTTADVLGYHRGALVVTALCVPAAAAWYARAQRLI